In one window of Falco biarmicus isolate bFalBia1 chromosome 16, bFalBia1.pri, whole genome shotgun sequence DNA:
- the C16H6orf132 gene encoding uncharacterized protein C6orf132 homolog yields MKKHHSVQGTFSRLFGKRHASPAATSLFATNPPWSLTQEVTSDSAGGTGDVIEVYYGDNRFGTMTDSGTATLKPRPRVRPLLTFLPLNAQESHGVAVPTPSVPEHFEEKAALGSGSQINGNYRMYSSVGDLHLQALEGDDLDEDIPPPPSVPPPPPPTAPAPPASPVPPPPEMLPPPPPPPPETVPPPPAMAPPPPPASALSSPSTPAPPDFIPPAPPGASPLSWAPAPFATGISKWKSETVLNTRQADAEGPLCHAEAGVPAAPTPKESLQPKQCPEPHLTFPRSFKVPPPAPARSSSIPVPESQPPRQEPFPRQPHARPPLPPCFTIRPAAKAHARGEAEQRNSPLRQAVAKPAVPTPPPLSPKLAPGLGQGTNPASPRSPLPGSETEKVPQPKPAERDSPPKPKPLSANDLDLPPPDYPICEDDWRDASNLSRLRHELSALLRSPRREERPLEKPAAPRPTDGGTDHTGSHEPSLSGPQPARPAGKDTQLPTGGESEKKEVPSSPPGAKGGSPSMALPAPESSPTTQTRSVIKIRNELEAVLALKKEGKPALGLGTQKQGPEDGGSTPRVRKSPPDPGESVLPKPSPSPLPAPAAAVEKDETGHEDHPTPAVSKATEILIPDPGSPNSTMSPSDPPQAPAEEPPAPTSPTPPISPTQSPAPQPNTAVFQYKVHRAGASSAEQPSGSSLAEPPCPVSLARSPPSASAAGPEEVLIHPVTGERVERGSPMALLLAARQRAQRGRQGAEVGPVPRVKPPLKLGSASSDTTSTSFYRHESKPCSFTVVPRPPAAGSGRSKVPSFSSSSEQGRDTRAVGEAQPPSLAGHPRASASSLLRGLFEAGQPTQTGPARHDVPREEENGETALDYGIIPPPPEFSNEVDEAEGPLPRQENRKCPSFPDSSRGSEAPRYFRWPGYGRSYGGSHEPPAPLPSGKSRRNGDFVPQYPDYSSSAGYFSRCPNPRPLIKKRLYVSEPDSSYPRAAAAPRGTGALSSYVPGGYSSPAGEGVRRLGSAHRNGPTSTQGRRTSIDATGKAAPYGSAGADAKYKGQNGDFSPTSMVAASRPAHGSSQYGGPTNTFTVRPGTRQPISYAYQSGHR; encoded by the exons ATGAAGAAGCATCACTCCGTGCAGGGCACCTTCAGCCGCCTCTTCGGCAAGCGCCACGCCAGCCCCGCCGCCACCTCCCTCTTCGCCACCAACCCGCCCTGGAGCCTCACGCAGGAGGTGACCTCGGACAGCGCGGGTGGCACCG GTGATGTGATTGAAGTGTATTATGGTGACAATCGCTTTGGGACGATGACTGACTCTGGCACAGCAACGCTTAAACCTCGTCCGAGAGTCCGGCCACTGCTGACTTTCTTACCCCTT AATGCCCAAGAATCCCACGGGGTGGCTGTGCCAACGCCGTCGGTGCCAGAACACTTtgaggaaaaagcagctcttg GCTCTGGCTCCCAGATCAATGGGAACTACCGAATGTACAGCTCTGTGGGGGACCTGCACCTGCAGGCTCTTGAGGGAGATGACCTGGATGAAGACATCCCGCCGCCACCGTCGGTGCCCCCACCGCCCCCTCCAACggcaccagcacctccagcctcACCAGTCCCACCACCACCCGAAATGCTTCCTCCgccaccaccgccaccacccGAGACAGTGCCGCCACCTCCCGCCATGGCACCGCCGCCACCTCCGGCCTCTGCCCTGTCATCCCCCAGCACGCCGGCTCCTCCAGACTTcatcccaccagccccaccGGGTGCCTCACCGCTCAGCTGGGCCCCGGCACCTTTCGCCACCGGCATCTCCAAGTGGAAGTCCGAGACGGTGCTGAACACGCGGCAGGCGGACGCTGAGGGGCCGCTCTGCCATGCTGAGGCTGGGGTGCCAGCTGCGCCCACCCCGAAGGAGAGTCTGCAGCCCAAGCAGTGTCCCGAGCCCCACCTCACCTTCCCCAGGTCCTTCAAGGTgcctcccccggccccagcccggtCCTCCTCCATCCCGGTGCCGGAGAGCCAGCCGCCCCGGCAGGagcccttccccaggcagcctcaTGCCCGGCCTCCCCTCCCACCATGCTTCACCATAAGACCCGCGGCCAAAGCTCACGCAAGAGGAGAAGCCGAGCAAAGAAATTCCCCGTTGCGTCAGGCTGTCGCGAAGCCGGCTGTGCCCACACCCCCACCGCTGAGCCCCAAGCTGGCTCCAGGGCTCGGCCAAGGGACCAATCCTGCCAGTCCCCGGTCCCCACTGCCAGGCTCTGAGACGGAGAAGGttccccagccaaaaccagctgaGAGAGACTCTCCTCCAAAGCCCAAACCTCTCTCTGCAAATGACCTTGACCTTCCCCCTCCGGACTACCCGATCTGTGAGGATGACTGGAGGGATGCCAGCAACCTGAGCAGGCTGCGGCACGAGCTCTCGGCCCTCCTGCGCTCCCCACGGCGGGAGGAGAGGCCGCTGGAGAAGCCAGCTGCCCCGCGGCCCACGGACGGCGGTACTGACCACACTGGCAGCCATGAGCCCAGTCTCAGTGGGCCCCAACCTGCGAGACCCGCCGGGAAGGACACGCAGCTGCCCACGGGAGGGGAGAGTGAGAAGAAGGaggtgcccagcagcccccccggTGCCAAGGGGGGCTCTCCCAGCATGGCGCTTCCCGCTCCGGAGAGCAGCCCAACCACGCAGACCCGCAGCGTGATTAAAATCAGGAACGAGTTGGAGGCTGTGCTGGCGctgaagaaagaagggaagcCTGCCCTGGGGCTCGGCACCCAGAAGCAGGGCCCCGAGGATGGCGGCAGCACCCCACGTGTGAGGAAGAGCCCCCCAGACCCAGGTGAATCGGTGCTGCCAAAACCATCCCCGAGCCCACTCCCAGCACCAGCGGCTGCAGTGGAGAAGGATGAGACGGGGCACGAGGACCATCCCACCCCTGCCGTTAGCAAGGCCACAGAGATCTTGATCCCTGATCCAGGGTCCCCCAACAGCACCATGAGCCCCTCAGACCCACCTCAGGCACCAGCAGAGGagccccctgctcccacctcccccacGCCCCCCATTTCTCCCACCCagagcccagcaccccagcccaacacagctgtCTTCCAGTACAAAGTGCACCGGGCTGGAGCCAGCTCAGCCGAGCAGCCCAGTGGCTCCAGCTTGGCTGAACCGCCCTGCCCCGTGAGCCTGGCTCGGAGCCCCCCGAGCGCCTCGGCCGCGGGGCCGGAGGAGGTGCTGATCCACCCCGTGACGGGCGAGCGGGTGGAGCGGGGCTCCCCCATGGCGCTGCTCCTGGCAGCCCGGCAGCGTGCCCAGCGGGGCCGGCAGGGCGCTGAGGTGGGACCTGTGCCGCGGGTGAAGCCGCCCCTGAAACTCGGCAGCGCCTCATCGGACACCACCTCCACCAGCTTCTACCGCCATGAGTCCAAGCCCTGCTCCTTCACCGTGGTGCCCCGGCCGCCTGCAGCGGGGTCAGGACGGAGCAAAGTTCcatccttctccagctcctcgGAGCAGGGCCGGGACACGCGGGCAGTGGGCGAggcgcagccccccagcctcGCCGGGCACCCGCGGGCCTctgcctccagcctcctgcGGGGCCTCTTTGAGGCCGGGCAGCCGACCCAGACCGGCCCAGCCCGCCACGACGTgcccagggaggaggagaacGGGGAGACGGCGCTGGACTACGGGatcatccccccaccccctgagTTCAGCAACGAGGTGGACGAGGCCGAGGGACCTCTCCCACGTCAGGAGAACCGCAAGTGCCCCAGCTTCCCCGACAGCAGCCGGGGCTCGGAGGCACCGCGGTATTTCAGGTGGCCCGGCTACGGCCGCAGCTACGGGGGCAGCCATgagccgcccgccccgctgccctcggggaagagcaggaggaacGGGGACTTCGTGCCCCAGTACCCCGATTACAGCAGCTCTGCCGGTTACTTCAGCCGCTGCCCGAACCCCCGCCCGCTGATCAAGAAGCGCCTGTATGTCTCTGAGCCCGACAGCTCCTACCCCcgggcagctgcagctccccGGGGCACGGGTGCCCTCTCCTCCTACGTCCCTGGGGGATACAGCTCCCCGGCCGGGGAGGGGGTCCGCCGCCTTGGCTCTGCCCACAGGAACGGCCCCACGAGCACGCAGGGCAGGCGGACGTCCATTGATGCCACTGGGAAAGCAGCGCCGTATGGCAGCGCCGGGGCCGATGCCAAGTACAAGGGGCAGAATGGGGATTTCTCACCCACCAGCATGGTGGCAGCCAGCAG ACCTGCCCACGGCAGCTCGCAGTACGGCGGACCTACCAACACCTTCACGGTCAGGCCTGGGACACGACAGCCCATCTCCTACGCCTACCAGAGCGGCCACCGATAG